Proteins encoded in a region of the Nitrospira sp. genome:
- a CDS encoding DUF2238 domain-containing protein: MAEIENRESYLLLSLVGGGLLASAIGPTDRFTWFLEALPVLLGIPLVISTHAAFPLTPLLSRLLVVHACILLLGAHYTYAQTPVGHWMQDLFHFTRNHYDRIGHFAQGFVPAILAREILLRRSPLQPGKWLFFLVCSVCLAFSASYELFEWGIALSTGEAATAFLGTQGDEWDTQWDMFLAFLGSVIAQLALSPMHDRHLIVLGSAKPRIT, translated from the coding sequence ATGGCCGAGATTGAAAACCGTGAATCCTACCTTTTGCTGAGTCTTGTTGGCGGAGGCCTTCTTGCATCCGCCATCGGACCAACGGATCGATTTACATGGTTTCTCGAAGCACTGCCGGTGCTCCTCGGAATTCCTCTCGTGATTAGCACACATGCCGCGTTTCCATTGACGCCCCTGCTCTCTCGCCTACTCGTTGTTCATGCCTGCATTCTGTTGCTGGGTGCCCATTACACCTACGCTCAGACACCGGTCGGCCATTGGATGCAGGACCTGTTTCATTTCACCCGCAACCACTACGACCGGATCGGCCATTTCGCGCAGGGCTTTGTCCCAGCAATTCTGGCCAGAGAAATCCTTCTTCGTCGCTCTCCGCTTCAACCTGGGAAATGGCTCTTTTTCCTGGTCTGTTCGGTCTGCCTCGCATTCAGCGCCTCCTATGAGCTCTTTGAATGGGGAATCGCACTTTCAACCGGCGAAGCAGCAACTGCCTTCCTCGGTACGCAGGGCGATGAGTGGGATACGCAGTGGGACATGTTTTTGGCATTCCTTGGATCAGTGATTGCTCAATTGGCTCTTTCTCCAATGCACGACCGCCATCTCATCGTGCTAGGTTCTGCCAAACCAAGGATCACATAG
- a CDS encoding amidohydrolase family protein, which produces MTSPLYSKSLIDCHVHLAALPDGDNGCFISPNLLRSPLFRFLLWKHDLSPAHPRETNRKYLEHLLTELRASRHVSKAVLLGMDGFYDQAGLLDRQHTDFLVSNDYVFTTVRAYPDIFLAGPSINPQREDAIDEVHRCADAGAVLIKALPNAQHFNPADVKYRAFYRALAQRRLPFLSHVGYEFSLYGKDQSLGNPDRLRLALEEGATVIAAHACSYGLMFYEKFLPTLREFSRQYPNFYADISALTQPHRLKMLLHLRHHPELHSRLLFGTDYPLSVFHLATWGRVGLGRLWNLIRTKNRFDRQVEVCTGLNLNFRSFGELVSGRTSYR; this is translated from the coding sequence ATGACATCTCCTCTGTACAGCAAATCACTCATTGACTGTCATGTCCATCTCGCGGCATTGCCTGACGGTGACAACGGCTGCTTCATCTCGCCGAACCTCCTACGAAGTCCGCTCTTTCGTTTTCTCCTGTGGAAGCACGACCTCTCACCGGCCCACCCGCGCGAAACCAACCGGAAGTATCTCGAACATCTGCTGACGGAGCTACGCGCCTCACGGCATGTTTCGAAAGCAGTGCTGCTCGGCATGGATGGGTTTTACGACCAAGCCGGCCTGCTCGATCGGCAGCACACGGACTTTCTTGTCAGCAACGATTACGTCTTCACGACTGTCCGAGCCTATCCAGACATATTCCTTGCCGGTCCGTCGATCAATCCCCAGCGCGAAGATGCCATCGACGAAGTCCATCGCTGTGCCGATGCCGGCGCCGTCTTGATCAAAGCGTTGCCGAACGCCCAGCACTTCAACCCGGCTGACGTGAAATATAGAGCGTTCTATCGTGCACTGGCGCAACGGAGATTACCGTTCTTGAGCCATGTCGGTTACGAATTCAGTCTGTACGGAAAAGACCAATCCCTCGGAAATCCCGATCGGCTCCGCCTGGCACTGGAAGAAGGAGCGACCGTCATCGCCGCTCATGCCTGCAGTTATGGTCTCATGTTCTATGAGAAGTTCCTGCCGACGTTACGGGAGTTCTCGCGGCAGTATCCAAACTTCTATGCCGACATTTCCGCCCTCACCCAACCCCATCGGTTGAAAATGCTGTTGCATCTCAGGCATCACCCTGAACTCCACTCCCGTCTGCTCTTTGGAACCGACTACCCATTGTCCGTCTTCCACCTGGCAACTTGGGGCCGCGTGGGCCTTGGCAGGTTGTGGAACTTGATTCGTACAAAGAACCGCTTCGATCGACAAGTCGAGGTCTGTACCGGTCTGAATTTGAATTTTCGATCCTTCGGCGAACTTGTTTCAGGCCGGACCTCATACCGCTGA
- a CDS encoding undecaprenyl-diphosphate phosphatase, with product MNEWGPALAVILGVVEGLTEFLPVSSTGHLILVGHALGFTGDVAANAEISIQLGAILAVIVFERQKIGRLLSGAWQEQKAVRAASANQLSAPWSDRIKVSMHSHPNLWFLLGLGIAFLPAAILGLSAHGWIKSYLFTPQTVAATSILGGIIILIVEARKRTIHAMSLDQVSTVHAFWIGLAQCASLIPGMSRSGSTIIGGLLAGLDRKVATEYSFFLALPTIIAATVYETWKARGTFTDQDFLALGLGMFVSFLVAWAVIAAFLTYVQRHTLRVFAYYRIILGLLVMLIVR from the coding sequence ATGAACGAATGGGGTCCAGCGCTCGCGGTGATTCTCGGGGTCGTCGAAGGACTGACGGAGTTTCTGCCTGTCTCGTCCACCGGACATCTTATTCTGGTCGGCCATGCCCTCGGCTTCACCGGAGACGTAGCTGCCAACGCCGAAATCTCCATTCAGTTGGGTGCAATTCTGGCCGTCATCGTCTTTGAACGGCAAAAAATTGGACGATTGCTGTCCGGAGCCTGGCAGGAGCAGAAGGCCGTGCGTGCTGCCTCGGCAAACCAGCTTTCCGCCCCATGGTCCGACCGCATCAAGGTCTCCATGCACAGTCATCCCAACTTATGGTTCTTGCTGGGACTGGGAATCGCCTTCCTGCCGGCGGCCATACTCGGCCTGTCGGCTCATGGATGGATCAAGTCGTATTTGTTCACTCCCCAAACAGTGGCGGCAACATCGATCCTCGGGGGTATCATCATCCTCATTGTTGAAGCCAGGAAACGAACCATCCATGCGATGAGTCTGGACCAGGTGTCGACAGTCCATGCATTCTGGATCGGTCTTGCACAATGCGCCTCCCTGATTCCCGGCATGTCTCGATCCGGCTCAACCATCATTGGAGGTCTGCTCGCGGGGCTGGATCGAAAAGTTGCCACAGAATATTCGTTTTTCCTCGCCCTCCCGACCATCATCGCGGCCACGGTCTACGAAACGTGGAAGGCACGAGGGACGTTTACAGACCAGGATTTTCTGGCGCTCGGCCTCGGCATGTTCGTCTCATTCCTGGTGGCCTGGGCCGTCATCGCCGCCTTTTTGACCTATGTCCAACGGCATACCTTGCGCGTCTTTGCCTACTATCGTATTATTCTCGGACTGTTGGTGATGTTGATCGTCCGCTGA
- a CDS encoding DUF2024 family protein, producing MSSDTIHVYDTWVNGKSGRIHFDVMTTDEATALKLAKEYLVSIGEPTAAVTTKECQFCHSEPLFMFSAEQQKQAKETGGFIVRMPA from the coding sequence ATGTCTTCTGATACGATTCATGTCTATGATACGTGGGTCAACGGTAAAAGCGGTCGCATTCACTTCGATGTGATGACGACGGACGAAGCCACCGCCCTCAAACTTGCCAAGGAATACCTCGTCAGCATCGGGGAGCCGACTGCGGCGGTGACAACGAAAGAATGTCAATTCTGTCACAGCGAACCGCTGTTCATGTTCTCTGCGGAGCAGCAGAAGCAAGCCAAGGAAACTGGCGGATTTATCGTCCGAATGCCGGCTTAA
- the lspA gene encoding signal peptidase II, whose product MSASGLRNLALASVTGSIIFLDQLTKQQIMQTMRLHESISIIPNLFSLTYIRNPGAAFGLLAGSSNAFRMVFFGLTSIFALGLLGTILLRMPEQDWMGRVSVAGILGGAIGNLIDRLRFGEVIDFLDVYVDNYHWPAFNVADSAITVGVIFLIIHFAFEKRTDPPPASETSSVPSDQ is encoded by the coding sequence TTGAGTGCATCAGGCCTTCGCAATCTGGCCCTCGCATCAGTGACCGGTAGCATCATTTTTCTGGATCAGCTGACCAAACAACAGATCATGCAGACCATGCGGCTCCATGAATCGATCTCCATCATCCCCAATCTCTTCAGCTTGACCTATATTCGAAATCCGGGGGCGGCATTCGGTCTGCTGGCCGGGAGCAGCAACGCGTTTCGGATGGTCTTCTTCGGGTTGACGTCGATTTTTGCCCTTGGGCTGCTGGGTACGATCCTGTTACGGATGCCCGAACAGGATTGGATGGGGCGGGTCAGCGTTGCGGGAATTCTCGGCGGCGCAATCGGCAACCTCATCGATCGGCTGCGTTTTGGAGAAGTGATCGACTTTTTGGATGTCTATGTCGACAACTATCACTGGCCTGCGTTCAATGTCGCGGATTCTGCGATCACCGTCGGAGTGATCTTCCTGATCATTCACTTTGCCTTTGAGAAACGGACCGATCCTCCTCCTGCCTCGGAAACTTCTTCTGTCCCGTCAGACCAGTAG
- the ileS gene encoding isoleucine--tRNA ligase, giving the protein MDYKSTLNLPKTDFPMKANLPQREPEMLAWWEQQKLYEQIQAMGHGRPLYVLHDGPPYANGRIHIGHGLNYVLKDIIVKSKTMSGYQTPFVPGWDCHGLPIEHQVMKDLGEKKRDLDALAIRKLCKEYAEKHVTLQGEEFKRLGVLGDWQQPYLTMTPSYEATIIREFGKFVERGGVYKGLKPVLWCTQDQTALAEAEVEYDDHTSPSIYVKFPIVTSPSVLGKTFPGISFPEGTKLVSIVIWTTTPWTLPANQAVCLHREINYAFVQVGDELLVMAEKLIEGVAKACKFEDYRVLGVKKGGEGFEGLETQRPLSTGLSPILLGDFVTLEQGTGCVHIAPGHGMEDYLLVLEHNAKASSGERLEILAPVDSAGRFTPVVKEFVGQHVLKANPKIVDYLQANGRLLGHGSLSHSYPHCWRCKSPVIFRATEQWFVSMEMNDLRKEAVAEIERVQWIPSYGRDRINGMIENRPDWCLSRQRVWGVPIPGFTCKTCRHVLADPVVIEYIAVLMEAKGADLWFERSAGELLPAGTKCPQCGEDQFEKEQDILDVWFESGVSYAAVLKPRKWWPADLYLEGSDQHRGWFHSALLAGIVTDRRAPYKTVVTHGFVVDDHGKKMSKSAWNGVAPHEIIKQHGAEIFRLWVAAQNYQDDIRISTTIMAQLIEAYRKIRNTCRFLLSNLYDFDPATHRVPFEKLPELDRWALLRLGELITKVRQAYEDFEFHTIFHALNNFCSVDLSAVYLDILKDRLYTFRKDAHERRSSQTVLYDIVVAMAKLMAPVLSFTAEEIWRTLAAQVPGGVGTASVHLASFPEVDPAWPDAKLAERWERLLKCRTQVQGVLEESRQRKTIGSSLEAHVHIEANADNFRFLKPYEQDLSALFIVSKVMLTQSPEGGEPLRVTVSKSQAGKCERCWNYREAVGKDAAHPTLCDRCVEAIR; this is encoded by the coding sequence ATGGATTACAAATCAACACTCAACCTTCCGAAAACCGATTTCCCGATGAAGGCCAATCTGCCGCAACGCGAGCCTGAAATGCTGGCCTGGTGGGAGCAACAGAAGCTTTACGAGCAGATTCAAGCGATGGGGCATGGACGGCCTCTGTACGTGCTCCACGACGGCCCTCCATATGCCAATGGCCGCATTCACATCGGTCATGGGTTGAACTACGTCCTAAAGGACATCATCGTCAAGTCGAAGACGATGTCAGGGTATCAAACCCCTTTTGTGCCGGGTTGGGATTGTCACGGCCTGCCGATCGAGCACCAAGTGATGAAGGACCTCGGGGAGAAGAAAAGGGATCTGGATGCTCTCGCTATCCGCAAACTCTGCAAAGAATACGCGGAAAAACATGTCACTCTCCAGGGAGAAGAATTTAAGCGGCTGGGAGTGCTGGGTGACTGGCAGCAGCCCTATTTGACAATGACGCCGAGCTATGAAGCCACGATCATTCGTGAGTTTGGAAAATTCGTTGAGCGGGGCGGGGTCTACAAAGGGCTCAAGCCGGTCCTCTGGTGTACTCAAGATCAAACCGCGCTGGCAGAAGCTGAAGTCGAATATGATGATCATACATCCCCGTCGATTTATGTGAAATTCCCGATCGTCACCTCACCGTCGGTTCTGGGAAAGACCTTCCCTGGCATTTCTTTTCCGGAAGGAACGAAGCTGGTCTCCATTGTCATCTGGACGACCACACCCTGGACCCTTCCGGCGAATCAAGCGGTCTGTCTTCATCGCGAGATCAACTACGCATTCGTGCAGGTGGGAGATGAGCTTCTCGTTATGGCCGAGAAGTTGATCGAGGGCGTGGCCAAAGCTTGCAAGTTCGAAGACTATCGGGTGTTGGGGGTGAAGAAAGGTGGAGAGGGGTTCGAGGGGTTGGAGACGCAACGTCCGTTGTCTACCGGCCTGTCACCGATTCTGCTCGGTGACTTTGTGACTCTTGAGCAAGGAACCGGCTGCGTCCACATCGCCCCTGGACATGGCATGGAAGACTATCTCCTCGTGCTTGAGCACAACGCTAAGGCTTCATCCGGTGAACGACTCGAAATCCTGGCACCCGTCGACAGCGCTGGGCGGTTCACGCCGGTCGTGAAGGAGTTCGTCGGCCAACATGTCTTGAAGGCCAATCCGAAAATCGTGGACTACCTGCAGGCAAATGGTCGCCTGCTCGGGCATGGTTCGTTGAGCCATTCGTACCCCCATTGCTGGCGCTGCAAGAGTCCAGTGATCTTCCGGGCGACGGAGCAATGGTTTGTGTCGATGGAGATGAACGATCTGCGGAAAGAAGCCGTTGCCGAGATCGAACGGGTTCAATGGATTCCGAGCTATGGCCGCGATCGAATCAATGGCATGATCGAAAACAGGCCTGATTGGTGCCTCTCACGTCAGCGTGTGTGGGGCGTCCCGATTCCGGGGTTCACCTGTAAGACCTGTCGTCATGTGCTCGCCGATCCAGTCGTGATCGAATATATCGCGGTCTTAATGGAAGCGAAGGGGGCAGACCTCTGGTTTGAACGATCTGCCGGTGAGCTGTTGCCGGCTGGCACGAAGTGTCCGCAGTGTGGCGAAGATCAATTCGAGAAAGAGCAGGATATTCTCGATGTCTGGTTCGAATCGGGCGTGAGCTATGCCGCTGTGTTGAAGCCGAGGAAGTGGTGGCCAGCTGACTTGTATCTTGAAGGGTCCGATCAGCATCGCGGCTGGTTTCATAGTGCCTTGCTGGCAGGGATAGTCACAGACCGACGGGCACCCTACAAGACAGTAGTCACACATGGTTTCGTCGTTGACGATCATGGCAAGAAGATGTCGAAATCGGCCTGGAACGGCGTGGCACCCCATGAAATCATCAAGCAGCACGGGGCGGAAATCTTTCGGCTATGGGTCGCTGCCCAGAATTATCAAGACGATATACGCATCTCTACCACCATCATGGCGCAACTCATCGAAGCCTATCGGAAGATCCGTAACACCTGCCGGTTTCTCTTGAGTAATCTGTACGATTTCGATCCGGCAACCCATCGTGTCCCCTTTGAGAAACTGCCGGAATTGGACCGATGGGCATTGTTGCGTCTCGGGGAACTGATCACGAAAGTGCGGCAAGCCTATGAAGATTTTGAGTTTCATACGATCTTTCATGCATTGAACAACTTCTGCTCCGTCGATCTGAGCGCGGTCTATCTCGACATCCTAAAAGACCGGCTCTATACGTTCCGCAAGGATGCACACGAGCGTCGCAGCTCCCAGACCGTCCTGTACGACATCGTTGTGGCGATGGCGAAACTTATGGCCCCAGTGTTGAGCTTCACGGCGGAGGAGATCTGGCGAACATTAGCCGCGCAGGTACCTGGAGGGGTGGGAACGGCGAGTGTGCATCTCGCCTCGTTTCCTGAGGTCGATCCAGCTTGGCCCGATGCGAAGCTGGCCGAGCGGTGGGAGCGGCTGCTGAAATGTCGTACGCAGGTGCAGGGGGTGCTGGAAGAGAGCCGCCAGAGGAAGACGATCGGTTCTTCTTTGGAAGCTCATGTGCACATCGAAGCTAATGCCGATAATTTCCGATTTTTGAAGCCGTACGAACAAGACCTCAGCGCCCTGTTCATCGTCTCGAAAGTGATGTTAACGCAAAGTCCGGAAGGTGGAGAACCGCTTCGTGTGACGGTGTCGAAATCACAAGCGGGAAAGTGCGAACGTTGCTGGAACTATCGAGAAGCGGTCGGCAAGGATGCCGCCCATCCGACACTGTGCGATCGATGTGTGGAGGCAATCCGTTGA
- the nadA gene encoding quinolinate synthase NadA → MTATATLPRPITEYQTQSTEELYRRTTAAKSALGEQVMILGHNYQRDEVIQHADFRGDSLMLSKLAAERSERPYIVFCGVHFMAETADILSRSRQTVILPDMAAGCSMADMAAIEQVDQCWEALGRVVSVEETVMPAVYVNSAAVLKAFCGEHGGITCTSSNAKAVIEWCWARREKILFFPDEHLGRNTANKMGIPREQMIVWDPYQPNGGNTKEAIKRAKLILWKGHCSVHQMFQPIHVDHFRKQYPDGNVIVHPECHEDVVNRADLIGSTEFIIRTVTAAPAGTIWAVGTELNLVNRLKHELTDKKVFFLSSTVCQCATMFRIDAAHLCWAMENLAEGQIVNRIVVPEDDKRWAKVALDRMMAIS, encoded by the coding sequence GTGACGGCTACTGCGACGCTACCGAGGCCAATCACCGAGTACCAGACTCAGTCGACGGAGGAATTATACCGCCGGACGACAGCAGCGAAGAGTGCGCTCGGTGAGCAGGTCATGATCCTGGGCCATAATTACCAGCGGGACGAAGTCATCCAGCATGCCGATTTTCGCGGTGACTCGCTTATGTTGTCGAAATTAGCCGCCGAACGATCCGAACGCCCCTACATCGTCTTCTGTGGCGTGCACTTTATGGCCGAGACGGCAGACATTCTCAGCCGTTCCCGACAAACAGTGATCCTGCCGGACATGGCCGCCGGTTGCTCGATGGCGGACATGGCTGCGATTGAGCAAGTCGATCAATGTTGGGAAGCGTTGGGACGCGTGGTTTCGGTCGAGGAGACCGTGATGCCGGCGGTGTATGTGAATTCAGCGGCGGTGCTCAAGGCGTTTTGTGGGGAGCACGGCGGAATCACCTGTACGTCCTCCAATGCGAAGGCCGTAATTGAATGGTGTTGGGCGAGGCGAGAAAAAATTCTCTTCTTTCCTGATGAACACTTGGGCCGCAACACGGCGAACAAAATGGGCATTCCCCGCGAACAGATGATCGTGTGGGATCCCTATCAACCCAACGGCGGGAATACCAAGGAAGCTATTAAGCGAGCCAAACTGATCTTATGGAAAGGTCATTGCAGCGTCCATCAAATGTTTCAACCAATCCACGTGGATCACTTCCGCAAACAGTATCCGGACGGCAACGTCATTGTGCATCCAGAATGCCACGAAGATGTGGTCAATAGGGCGGATCTCATCGGATCGACCGAGTTCATCATTCGCACGGTGACCGCTGCGCCGGCCGGCACAATATGGGCGGTCGGGACGGAATTGAATCTCGTCAATCGACTGAAGCATGAACTCACCGATAAAAAAGTGTTCTTCCTGTCATCCACGGTCTGTCAGTGCGCCACCATGTTTCGAATCGATGCGGCACACCTCTGCTGGGCCATGGAGAATCTTGCCGAAGGCCAGATCGTCAACCGTATTGTGGTACCGGAAGACGACAAGCGCTGGGCGAAGGTTGCATTGGACCGCATGATGGCCATCAGTTAG
- the thiC gene encoding phosphomethylpyrimidine synthase ThiC produces the protein MSIQANTNGSVTGNGIPTSSLTTTPFPASGKVYVDGTQPGVRVPMREISLTQTKGTNGTRSNNPPVIVYDTSGPYTDPAVTIDVRKGLTPLRRPWVLSRQDVEELPDVSSTYGRIRAADPKLVELRFQHIRRPLRAKPGRNVTQLHYARKGIITPEMEFIAIRENQSRQTESDVASRNGHGGGVTQHPGFAWGAAIPRVITPEFVRDEVARGRAIIPSNINHPESEPMIIGRNFLVKINSNIGNSAVASSIEEEVEKMIWSTRWGADTVMDLSTGKNIHETREWIIRNSPVPIGTVPIYQALEKVNGKAEDLTWEIFRDTLIEQAEQGVDYFTIHAGVRLAYVPMTAKRMTGIVSRGGSIHAKWCLAHHQENFAYMHFEEICEIMKAYDVAFSLGDGLRPGSIADANDEAQFAELETLGELTKIAWRHDVQVMIEGPGHVPMHLIQANMEKQLEACHEAPFYTLGPLTTDIAPGYDHITSGIGAAMIGWYGCAMLCYVTPKEHLGLPTREDVKTGVITYKIAAHAADLAKGHPGAQARDNALSKARFEFRWEDQFNLSLDPETAQQFHDETLPDNAAKVSHFCSMCGPHFCSMKITQDVREYAAQLHVDEQQAIQIGMKEKAEEFKQTGSEIYR, from the coding sequence ATGAGCATCCAGGCAAATACAAACGGATCCGTTACCGGGAATGGGATCCCGACTTCTTCATTGACCACGACGCCCTTTCCGGCATCGGGCAAAGTCTATGTGGACGGAACGCAGCCGGGGGTCCGCGTCCCGATGCGAGAAATTAGCTTGACCCAGACGAAGGGGACGAATGGGACGAGATCAAACAATCCTCCCGTGATCGTTTATGACACCTCGGGTCCTTATACTGATCCCGCCGTCACGATCGACGTCCGTAAGGGACTTACGCCATTGCGACGCCCCTGGGTGCTCAGCCGACAGGATGTTGAAGAGCTTCCCGACGTGAGTTCGACCTACGGCCGCATCCGTGCGGCCGATCCAAAGTTGGTAGAACTTCGTTTTCAGCATATCCGTAGGCCGTTGCGGGCGAAGCCTGGTCGCAACGTGACCCAATTGCACTATGCGCGAAAAGGCATCATCACACCAGAGATGGAATTTATCGCCATCCGTGAGAACCAATCGCGCCAAACCGAATCCGATGTTGCATCCCGGAACGGCCATGGTGGTGGGGTGACGCAGCATCCTGGATTTGCCTGGGGTGCCGCCATTCCTCGGGTCATCACGCCGGAGTTCGTGCGCGACGAGGTTGCCCGTGGCCGCGCGATCATCCCGTCGAACATCAACCATCCGGAAAGCGAGCCGATGATCATCGGCCGGAACTTCCTCGTGAAGATCAATTCCAACATCGGCAATTCCGCCGTCGCCTCCTCGATCGAAGAGGAAGTCGAGAAGATGATTTGGTCCACTCGCTGGGGCGCCGATACCGTGATGGACCTGTCGACCGGCAAAAACATTCACGAAACCCGCGAGTGGATCATCCGCAATTCCCCGGTGCCGATCGGAACGGTGCCGATCTATCAAGCGCTCGAAAAAGTGAACGGCAAGGCGGAAGACCTCACATGGGAGATTTTTCGCGATACCCTGATCGAACAGGCGGAACAGGGCGTCGATTACTTCACCATCCACGCCGGCGTGCGCCTGGCCTATGTGCCGATGACCGCAAAGCGCATGACGGGGATTGTTTCGCGTGGTGGTTCGATCCACGCGAAATGGTGTCTGGCACACCACCAAGAAAACTTCGCCTACATGCACTTCGAAGAGATCTGTGAAATCATGAAGGCCTACGACGTCGCTTTTAGTCTCGGTGACGGACTCCGACCGGGATCGATCGCCGATGCCAACGACGAAGCGCAGTTTGCCGAGCTCGAGACATTGGGCGAGCTGACCAAGATCGCATGGCGGCATGATGTGCAGGTCATGATCGAAGGTCCAGGCCATGTGCCCATGCACCTGATTCAAGCCAATATGGAAAAGCAGCTCGAGGCTTGCCATGAAGCACCGTTCTATACGCTGGGACCGCTTACGACCGATATTGCACCCGGCTACGACCACATTACATCAGGCATCGGCGCCGCCATGATCGGCTGGTACGGCTGTGCCATGTTGTGCTACGTGACTCCGAAGGAACATTTGGGCTTGCCGACTCGCGAGGACGTCAAGACCGGCGTCATCACGTATAAGATTGCCGCGCATGCGGCCGATCTGGCCAAAGGTCACCCCGGAGCCCAAGCGCGTGATAACGCTCTGTCGAAGGCTCGATTCGAGTTCCGTTGGGAAGACCAGTTCAACCTCTCTCTCGATCCGGAGACCGCGCAGCAGTTCCACGACGAAACGCTTCCCGATAATGCCGCCAAGGTCTCGCATTTCTGCTCGATGTGCGGGCCACACTTCTGCTCCATGAAAATCACACAAGACGTCCGAGAGTACGCCGCGCAGCTCCACGTCGACGAACAACAAGCGATTCAGATCGGCATGAAAGAAAAGGCCGAAGAGTTCAAACAAACCGGGTCGGAGATTTACCGGTAG
- a CDS encoding sulfide-dependent adenosine diphosphate thiazole synthase — translation MAKPRPAPLRERDITRQIAREYYKEFDQLIESDVIIVGAGPSGLICAHDLAAMGFRTLLIEQSLALGGGFWSGGYLMNKATICEPANEILEEIGVPCKKIKECEGMYIVDPPHATGALIAAAYNAGAKIMNLTRVVDLILRNDGRLEGVVVNSTTAEMAGHDIIHVDPIALESKIVVDATGHDAILVELLHKRNLYNKLPGNGAMWVARSEEEIMDRTGEVYPNCFVIGLAVAAVYGTPRMGPAFGSMLLSGRYGAELIKKKLKQE, via the coding sequence ATGGCCAAACCGAGACCTGCACCGTTACGTGAACGAGATATCACCCGGCAGATCGCCCGGGAATACTATAAAGAGTTTGATCAGCTCATCGAGAGTGACGTCATTATCGTCGGCGCGGGACCATCCGGGCTTATTTGCGCGCACGATTTGGCCGCGATGGGATTTCGCACGCTCCTCATCGAGCAAAGCCTGGCTCTCGGCGGTGGATTCTGGTCCGGCGGGTATCTCATGAACAAGGCCACCATCTGCGAGCCGGCGAATGAAATTCTTGAAGAAATCGGCGTGCCTTGTAAGAAGATCAAAGAGTGCGAGGGAATGTATATAGTCGACCCACCGCACGCCACCGGAGCCTTGATTGCCGCCGCGTACAATGCCGGCGCCAAGATCATGAATCTGACGCGAGTGGTGGATTTGATCCTGCGCAATGACGGCCGATTGGAAGGAGTCGTCGTCAACAGCACCACTGCCGAGATGGCCGGTCATGATATCATCCACGTCGATCCCATCGCCCTTGAAAGTAAGATCGTCGTTGATGCCACCGGCCATGACGCGATCCTAGTCGAGCTTCTTCACAAGCGAAACCTGTATAATAAGTTGCCGGGAAACGGTGCCATGTGGGTCGCACGATCCGAAGAAGAGATCATGGACCGTACCGGAGAAGTGTATCCGAATTGTTTCGTCATCGGATTGGCCGTCGCCGCCGTATATGGCACTCCAAGAATGGGCCCAGCCTTCGGCTCGATGCTGTTGTCCGGGCGATATGGAGCGGAATTGATTAAGAAGAAGCTGAAACAGGAGTGA
- a CDS encoding tetratricopeptide repeat protein, whose translation MDIQDFLVQGEGREEDKRQAWDLFQQAYEQQMKRELEEAVNLYKKSLATHPTAEAYTFLGWTYSWMGRIDEAIEECHKAIVQDPDFGNPYNDIGAYLIEKGEFDEAIPWFQKAIQAKRYESPAYPHLNLGRVYERKGDWTEAIDSYKKALTLDPNYVLARKALGRLVSSLN comes from the coding sequence ATGGATATTCAAGACTTTTTGGTCCAAGGCGAAGGCCGCGAAGAAGACAAACGCCAGGCATGGGATCTCTTTCAGCAGGCTTATGAGCAACAGATGAAGCGTGAATTGGAGGAAGCCGTCAACCTGTACAAAAAATCGCTTGCGACTCATCCCACTGCCGAAGCTTACACGTTCTTGGGATGGACCTATAGCTGGATGGGGCGGATTGACGAGGCAATTGAGGAATGTCACAAGGCCATCGTGCAGGACCCTGACTTCGGCAACCCTTACAATGACATCGGCGCCTACCTGATCGAAAAGGGCGAATTCGACGAGGCCATTCCCTGGTTTCAGAAGGCGATCCAGGCCAAGCGGTACGAGAGTCCGGCCTATCCGCACCTCAATCTCGGCCGCGTGTACGAGCGCAAAGGCGACTGGACCGAGGCAATCGATTCGTATAAGAAAGCGCTCACTCTGGATCCAAACTATGTGTTGGCCAGGAAGGCGCTCGGACGGTTGGTCAGCTCCCTGAACTGA